From Staphylococcus sp. M0911, a single genomic window includes:
- a CDS encoding aminotransferase class I/II-fold pyridoxal phosphate-dependent enzyme produces MKLQLNEQSKFLRAPSIRQFSNRMQHIDDCINLTIGQPDFSMPDVVKKAYIKAIEDNKTTYSHNKGLPETREAIRQYFNNKYGFNYNVDEIIVTNGASEALDTALRSIINPGDEILIPGPTYAGYIPLIQTLGGKPVFIDTSASAFKITPELIKQHISDQTKAILLNYPTNPTGVTLSKSEVEVIAKTLSDYEIFIISDEIYAENTFNGQHTSFAEFDIIRDQLLLIGGLSKSHSATGIRIGFLMGPEYLIEKLTFMHAYNCICANVPAQHACIAALTEGLEAPQHMNKAYIERRDYLITTLKSLGFELNAKPEGAFYIFPSIKNYTEDDFNFCVDVLEKAHVAMVPGSSFTDIGKGHVRISYAYDMALLKEGMQRLETYLKTYYPNQFA; encoded by the coding sequence ATGAAATTACAATTGAACGAGCAATCTAAATTTTTAAGAGCGCCTAGTATTCGTCAATTTTCTAATCGTATGCAACACATTGATGATTGTATTAATCTAACCATTGGGCAACCTGATTTTTCTATGCCTGATGTTGTTAAAAAAGCTTATATCAAAGCTATCGAAGACAATAAAACTACATATTCTCATAATAAAGGTTTACCTGAAACCAGAGAGGCAATCAGACAGTACTTTAACAATAAATATGGCTTTAACTATAACGTAGATGAAATCATCGTTACCAACGGGGCTAGTGAAGCATTAGATACCGCATTAAGAAGTATCATCAATCCAGGTGATGAAATATTAATTCCTGGACCAACTTATGCTGGTTACATTCCTTTAATACAAACTTTAGGGGGTAAACCTGTATTTATTGATACATCTGCTTCTGCGTTTAAAATCACACCCGAGTTAATCAAGCAACATATTTCTGATCAAACTAAAGCGATTTTGCTTAATTATCCAACTAATCCTACAGGTGTCACCCTATCCAAGTCTGAAGTTGAAGTTATTGCAAAAACTTTATCTGATTATGAGATATTTATTATTAGTGATGAAATTTATGCTGAAAATACCTTTAATGGTCAACATACTTCATTTGCTGAATTTGACATTATTAGAGATCAATTACTACTTATAGGTGGCTTAAGTAAATCACACTCTGCTACGGGCATTCGTATAGGTTTCCTAATGGGACCAGAATATTTAATTGAAAAGTTAACATTCATGCATGCTTATAACTGTATTTGTGCTAATGTTCCTGCCCAACACGCGTGTATCGCTGCATTAACTGAAGGCTTAGAAGCACCACAACATATGAACAAAGCATATATAGAACGTCGAGATTACTTAATCACTACATTAAAATCATTAGGATTTGAATTGAATGCTAAACCCGAAGGTGCCTTTTACATTTTCCCAAGTATTAAAAATTACACAGAAGATGATTTTAACTTTTGTGTCGATGTTTTAGAAAAAGCGCACGTCGCTATGGTACCTGGTTCATCTTTCACAGATATCGGTAAAGGCCATGTTCGTATTTCTTACGCTTACGATATGGCTTTACTTAAAGAGGGCATGCAACGTTTAGAAACGTATTTAAAAACGTATTACCCTAATCAATTTGCTTAA
- the menB gene encoding 1,4-dihydroxy-2-naphthoyl-CoA synthase, which translates to MTRQWETLREYDEIKYEFFEGIAKVTINRPEVRNAFTPKTVAEMIDAFSRARDDQNVSVIILTGEGDKAFCSGGDQKKRGHGGYVGEDEIPRLNVLDLQRLIRVIPKPVIAMVRGYAIGGGNVLNVVCDLTIAADNAIFGQTGPKVGSFDAGYGSGYLARIVGHKKAREIWYLCRQYNAQEALDMGLVNTVVPLDKVEDETVAWCQDIMKHSPTALRFLKAAMNADTDGLAGLQQMAGDATLLYYTTDEAKEGRDAFKEKRDPDFDQFPKFP; encoded by the coding sequence ATGACTAGACAGTGGGAAACACTTAGAGAATATGATGAAATTAAATATGAATTTTTCGAAGGTATTGCAAAGGTAACTATTAATCGTCCTGAAGTACGTAATGCATTCACACCTAAGACAGTGGCTGAAATGATTGATGCATTTTCACGTGCACGTGATGATCAAAATGTTTCAGTGATTATCTTAACTGGAGAAGGAGATAAAGCATTCTGTTCAGGTGGAGATCAGAAGAAACGTGGACATGGTGGTTACGTTGGCGAAGACGAAATCCCTCGTTTAAATGTTTTAGATTTACAACGTTTAATTCGTGTTATTCCTAAACCAGTTATAGCAATGGTTCGTGGTTATGCTATCGGTGGCGGTAACGTATTAAATGTTGTATGTGATTTAACTATTGCAGCAGACAATGCGATTTTTGGTCAAACAGGTCCAAAAGTAGGTTCATTTGATGCTGGTTATGGTTCAGGCTATTTAGCTAGAATCGTTGGACACAAAAAAGCAAGAGAAATATGGTACTTATGTCGCCAATATAATGCACAAGAAGCATTAGACATGGGCTTAGTTAATACAGTGGTACCATTAGACAAAGTAGAAGATGAAACAGTTGCTTGGTGTCAAGATATTATGAAACATTCACCAACTGCTTTACGTTTCTTAAAAGCTGCAATGAATGCAGATACAGATGGTTTAGCTGGTTTACAACAAATGGCAGGCGATGCGACTTTACTTTATTATACAACTGATGAAGCTAAAGAAGGTCGTGACGCATTTAAAGAAAAACGTGACCCAGACTTTGACCAATTCCCTAAATTCCCATAG
- the menH gene encoding 2-succinyl-6-hydroxy-2,4-cyclohexadiene-1-carboxylate synthase, giving the protein MLYHNFYQSKSSSKQLLVMLHGFISDGRTFDNHIDKLTEQTNVLVIDLPGHGKDETSMDIEWSFDYINQALNQVLSEYQQYQLCLFGYSMGGRVALYYALHGSIELAGLILESTSPGIQSEEDRIERQQVDAARAKVLEIAGLEIFVNDWERLPLFQSQYNLEKSVKKQIRNNRMSQDPHRLAKALRDYGTGQMPNLWSLLSQIDISTYIMAGELDAKFVKIAQKLKDSIVNSRKTIVSNVGHTIHVEDSTEFDTMILGFLKEEQND; this is encoded by the coding sequence ATGTTATATCATAATTTTTATCAATCAAAATCATCTTCCAAGCAATTGTTAGTTATGTTACACGGATTTATTAGCGATGGCAGAACCTTCGATAATCATATTGATAAGCTAACAGAACAAACTAACGTATTAGTCATTGATTTACCAGGTCACGGAAAAGATGAAACTTCTATGGATATAGAATGGAGCTTTGATTATATCAATCAAGCATTAAATCAAGTTTTATCTGAATATCAACAATATCAGTTATGTTTATTTGGTTATTCAATGGGAGGTAGAGTAGCTTTATATTATGCGTTGCATGGTTCGATAGAACTTGCAGGCTTAATATTAGAAAGCACATCACCGGGTATTCAAAGTGAAGAAGATCGAATTGAGAGACAACAAGTAGATGCTGCAAGAGCGAAAGTATTAGAAATAGCTGGTTTAGAAATATTTGTCAATGATTGGGAAAGATTACCATTGTTCCAATCACAATATAACTTAGAAAAATCAGTTAAAAAGCAAATTCGGAATAATAGAATGAGTCAAGATCCTCATCGTTTAGCAAAAGCATTACGAGATTATGGTACAGGACAGATGCCTAATCTATGGTCATTACTATCACAAATCGATATTTCAACATATATTATGGCAGGAGAGCTAGACGCGAAGTTTGTAAAAATTGCACAAAAATTGAAAGACTCAATTGTTAATAGCAGAAAAACAATAGTTTCTAATGTTGGGCATACAATTCATGTGGAAGATAGCACGGAATTTGATACAATGATATTAGGTTTTTTAAAGGAGGAGCAAAATGACTAG
- the menD gene encoding 2-succinyl-5-enolpyruvyl-6-hydroxy-3-cyclohexene-1-carboxylic-acid synthase, which yields MSNKNEALTTQVFTFASELYAYGVREVVISPGSRSTPLAIALEAHPNIKTWIHPDERSAAFFALGLIKGSQRPVAILCTSGTAAANYTPAIAESQISRIPLIVLTSDRPHELRSVGAPQAINQVNMFSNYVNFQFDMPIADGTTNMLDTIHYQMQIASQYLYGPHKGPIHFNMPFREPLTPNLDRKDLLKSETKTLPHYQKMVHVDPIKDKIEKPKGLIIVGDMQHQEVDQILTYSTVFDIPVLADPLSQLRRHNHPNVITTYDLLYRAGMDWDVDFVIRVGKPVISKKLNQWLKTTTAFQILVQNNDKIDVFPVPPDVSYEISANDFFRSLMEERTIDRKAWLQQWQSLEKQARIEINDFLQHATDEAAYVGTLLSKLTNEDALFVSNSMPIRDIDNLLFDNEAEIYANRGANGIDGVVSTALGMAVHKNVTLLIGDLAFYHDMNGLLMSKINDIHLNIVLLNNDGGGIFSYLPQKASAAEYFERLFGTPTGLDFEHAALLYDFNFKRFDHLTDFKFESLSKLGSNVYEVITDREDNLQQHQILYKKLSEMINVIS from the coding sequence ATGAGTAATAAAAATGAAGCTTTAACGACACAAGTCTTTACATTTGCATCAGAACTATATGCTTATGGTGTGAGAGAAGTTGTTATTAGCCCGGGGTCACGTTCGACGCCATTAGCTATTGCGTTAGAAGCACACCCAAATATTAAAACGTGGATTCATCCGGATGAACGTAGTGCAGCATTTTTTGCATTAGGTTTAATCAAAGGTAGTCAAAGACCCGTCGCTATTTTATGTACATCTGGTACAGCAGCGGCTAATTACACTCCAGCAATTGCAGAAAGTCAAATTAGTCGAATACCACTCATTGTATTAACGAGTGATCGACCGCACGAACTAAGAAGTGTAGGTGCACCACAAGCAATTAATCAAGTAAATATGTTCAGTAATTATGTCAATTTCCAATTTGATATGCCAATTGCTGATGGCACAACCAATATGCTAGATACGATACATTATCAAATGCAAATCGCAAGTCAGTATCTTTATGGACCACATAAAGGGCCGATACATTTTAATATGCCATTTAGAGAACCATTAACACCTAATTTAGATAGAAAAGATCTATTGAAATCAGAAACAAAAACATTACCTCATTATCAAAAAATGGTACATGTTGATCCTATTAAGGATAAAATTGAAAAGCCTAAAGGTCTAATCATTGTTGGAGATATGCAACATCAAGAAGTAGATCAAATTCTAACTTATTCAACGGTTTTCGATATACCTGTGTTGGCAGACCCATTAAGCCAGTTAAGACGACATAATCATCCTAATGTCATCACAACCTATGATTTATTATATCGAGCAGGTATGGATTGGGATGTTGATTTCGTAATCAGAGTTGGTAAACCGGTTATTTCTAAAAAGTTAAATCAATGGCTAAAAACGACTACAGCATTTCAAATTTTAGTACAAAATAATGATAAAATTGATGTTTTCCCTGTACCGCCAGATGTGTCATACGAAATATCGGCTAATGACTTTTTCAGATCACTAATGGAAGAAAGAACAATAGACAGAAAAGCATGGTTACAACAATGGCAATCATTAGAAAAACAAGCTCGAATTGAAATCAATGATTTTCTACAACATGCCACTGATGAAGCGGCCTATGTCGGCACATTGCTTTCTAAATTAACTAATGAAGATGCTTTGTTTGTAAGTAATAGTATGCCTATTAGAGATATCGATAATTTACTATTTGATAATGAAGCGGAAATTTATGCTAATCGTGGCGCGAATGGTATTGATGGTGTTGTTTCTACGGCATTAGGTATGGCAGTACATAAAAATGTTACGTTACTCATTGGTGATTTAGCCTTTTATCATGATATGAACGGCTTACTTATGTCTAAAATTAATGACATACATTTAAACATAGTTTTATTAAATAACGATGGTGGTGGTATCTTTTCATATTTACCGCAAAAAGCATCAGCAGCAGAATATTTCGAGAGATTATTCGGAACACCAACTGGCTTAGATTTTGAACATGCGGCATTGTTATATGATTTTAATTTTAAGCGATTTGATCATTTAACTGATTTTAAATTTGAATCGTTATCTAAATTAGGTTCGAATGTTTATGAAGTCATCACCGATAGAGAAGATAATTTACAACAACATCAAATTTTATATAAGAAATTGAGTGAAATGATTAATGTTATATCATAA
- a CDS encoding isochorismate synthase gives MTVNVREDEIVDKLYGSSKDWVSVEVEIEKQLDPSKLFHITESQAGDRFYLRLNDNQSSYFGYHAIRKFENDFENKQSIFKEWETLKKDIELIHPDYEKHHLRLCGGFQFSKHKSDDEWRAYGLNHFVLPEVLISTENERTFVTYTTEKSTFDMETFKSLVNDLEQANVDTEDDHLGNVTRMEDIYLDEWRDLVQEAIDHIDYSKKIVLARRRLIKFDKKISIPYILTRALKNEKNSYIFLLESNESVFFSQTPEQLLKVENQVLSTKAVAGTIKRSQNEQEDEANIQAFLNDKKNLNEHQIVVESILNDIQPYVEDVYYNETPNILKNDHLYHLFTKIEGNLKEQSYIGLIDRMHPTPALGGYPKDEALEFIEQKEFGTRGLYGSPVGYIDVYDDCEFIVAIRSMLIKGDQATLFAGCGIVKDSDPDSEIAETAVKFSPMMNALGVDKHE, from the coding sequence ATGACTGTTAACGTAAGAGAAGATGAGATTGTCGACAAGCTATATGGAAGTTCTAAGGATTGGGTCTCCGTTGAAGTAGAGATAGAAAAACAGTTAGATCCAAGTAAGTTATTTCATATAACTGAATCGCAAGCAGGTGATCGTTTTTATTTGCGATTAAATGACAATCAGTCTTCATATTTCGGTTATCATGCGATTCGAAAATTTGAAAATGATTTCGAAAATAAACAGTCTATCTTTAAAGAATGGGAAACGTTAAAAAAAGATATAGAATTAATTCATCCAGATTATGAGAAACATCATTTACGTTTGTGTGGTGGGTTCCAATTTTCAAAACATAAGTCTGATGATGAATGGCGAGCATATGGTTTAAATCATTTTGTGTTACCTGAGGTATTGATTTCTACAGAAAACGAACGAACATTTGTAACTTATACAACTGAAAAAAGTACATTTGATATGGAGACATTCAAGTCATTAGTAAATGATTTGGAACAAGCCAATGTTGATACAGAAGATGATCACCTGGGAAATGTTACACGTATGGAGGATATCTATTTAGATGAATGGCGAGATTTAGTACAAGAAGCGATTGATCATATTGACTATTCTAAGAAAATTGTACTTGCACGTAGAAGATTAATAAAATTTGATAAAAAGATTAGCATTCCATATATTTTAACTAGAGCATTAAAGAATGAAAAAAACAGTTATATCTTCTTACTTGAATCTAATGAATCTGTGTTCTTCTCACAAACACCTGAACAATTATTAAAGGTTGAAAATCAAGTGCTTTCAACCAAAGCAGTAGCAGGTACGATTAAACGTTCTCAAAATGAACAAGAAGATGAAGCAAACATACAAGCTTTTCTAAACGATAAAAAGAATTTAAATGAACATCAAATTGTAGTTGAGAGTATATTGAATGACATTCAACCCTATGTTGAAGATGTATACTACAATGAAACACCAAACATTTTAAAAAATGACCATTTGTATCATCTATTTACAAAAATAGAAGGTAATTTAAAAGAACAGTCTTATATTGGGTTAATTGATCGAATGCATCCTACACCAGCGTTAGGTGGTTATCCTAAAGATGAAGCACTAGAATTTATAGAACAAAAAGAATTTGGCACACGTGGTTTATACGGTTCACCGGTAGGATATATAGATGTCTATGATGATTGTGAGTTTATCGTAGCAATTCGATCTATGTTGATAAAAGGTGATCAAGCAACACTATTTGCTGGATGTGGCATAGTTAAAGATTCTGATCCAGATAGTGAGATTGCTGAAACAGCAGTGAAATTTTCACCAATGATGAATGCTTTAGGAGTAGATAAACATGAGTAA
- a CDS encoding 1,4-dihydroxy-2-naphthoate polyprenyltransferase: MSDQYQQYSTVKKYWQLMRPHTLTAAVVPVLVGTASAKLFLLGSEDHLKFSLFLAMLIACLLIQAATNMFNEYYDFKKGLDDHTSVGIGGAIVRNGMSPKLVMNIAIAFYIIAALLGIFLAFHSSFWIIPIGVVCMAIGYLYTGGPMPISWTPFGELFSGVFMGMIIILLAFFIQTGNVQGLIIWLSIPIVITIGLINMANNIRDRVKDKASGRKTLPILLGKRASVIFMAIMYIVAYALVVFTALFKSGGSLFYLLVLLSFPMPIKAVRRFNKNDTPATMMPAMAATGKTNTIFGLLYALGIYISALLGAI, encoded by the coding sequence ATGTCAGATCAATATCAACAATATTCAACGGTTAAAAAGTATTGGCAATTGATGAGACCTCATACCTTAACTGCCGCAGTTGTGCCAGTACTAGTTGGTACAGCGTCAGCTAAATTATTCCTACTTGGTAGTGAAGATCATCTTAAATTTAGTTTATTCTTAGCCATGTTAATTGCTTGCTTATTAATCCAAGCAGCTACAAACATGTTTAATGAATACTATGATTTTAAAAAAGGCTTAGATGATCATACTTCTGTAGGTATCGGTGGTGCAATTGTACGAAACGGTATGAGTCCTAAACTTGTGATGAATATCGCAATTGCTTTTTATATTATCGCAGCTTTACTGGGTATATTCCTAGCTTTCCATAGTTCATTTTGGATTATTCCAATAGGCGTTGTTTGTATGGCAATTGGTTATTTATATACTGGTGGACCAATGCCAATTTCATGGACGCCATTTGGCGAATTATTCTCAGGCGTATTTATGGGTATGATTATCATCTTATTAGCCTTTTTCATTCAAACAGGTAATGTTCAAGGACTAATCATTTGGTTAAGTATCCCTATCGTCATAACGATTGGCCTTATAAATATGGCTAACAACATTAGAGACCGCGTCAAAGATAAAGCTAGTGGACGTAAAACACTACCTATTTTACTTGGTAAACGCGCCTCAGTTATCTTTATGGCAATAATGTATATCGTTGCATATGCGCTTGTAGTATTTACAGCCTTATTTAAATCTGGTGGATCATTATTCTATTTATTAGTTTTATTGTCATTCCCAATGCCAATTAAAGCTGTAAGAAGATTTAACAAAAATGATACACCTGCAACAATGATGCCTGCCATGGCTGCTACAGGTAAAACAAATACTATTTTCGGTTTATTATATGCATTAGGCATTTATATTAGTGCGTTGTTAGGTGCAATTTAA
- a CDS encoding GNAT family N-acetyltransferase: MIRQAHPSDNKRIAELCYMIWEDMELDIVNEISKERLMNILELSVVNVEYRSYYKNVWVYEVDGKVAGCVIAYDGKHELDYEENWLKLPLDEDIRKYGTPLPVKEAADDEMYIETVATFPEYRGQGIATQLMTYLLEMYSEKKWSLNCDYDNEKALGLYEKLGFKTVSDIDLYGHLYRHMIMQ, from the coding sequence ATGATTAGACAAGCGCATCCTAGTGATAATAAGCGTATCGCTGAATTATGTTATATGATTTGGGAAGATATGGAATTAGATATAGTTAATGAAATTAGTAAAGAACGATTGATGAACATACTAGAGCTAAGTGTTGTGAATGTTGAATATCGAAGTTATTATAAAAATGTTTGGGTTTATGAAGTGGATGGCAAAGTTGCAGGATGTGTCATTGCTTATGATGGTAAACATGAACTTGATTATGAGGAAAATTGGTTAAAGTTACCGCTTGATGAAGATATCCGTAAATATGGGACGCCTTTACCAGTGAAAGAAGCAGCGGACGATGAGATGTATATTGAAACTGTCGCTACGTTTCCCGAGTATCGAGGACAAGGTATAGCTACACAACTAATGACTTATCTCCTTGAGATGTACTCTGAGAAAAAATGGAGCTTAAATTGTGATTATGATAATGAAAAAGCGTTAGGATTATATGAAAAATTAGGGTTTAAAACTGTGAGTGATATAGATCTTTATGGTCATTTATATAGACATATGATTATGCAATAA
- a CDS encoding TM2 domain-containing protein: MRVNKVIYILVAIFLGGIGVHKFYADKVGQGILHLAFFWTGIPSIVAIIHAVIVAFTKKADKDGYIVFE, translated from the coding sequence ATGAGAGTTAATAAAGTCATTTATATATTAGTAGCTATCTTTTTAGGCGGTATTGGTGTTCATAAGTTTTATGCTGACAAAGTTGGACAAGGTATTTTACATCTTGCCTTCTTTTGGACTGGTATTCCAAGTATTGTGGCTATTATTCATGCTGTTATTGTCGCTTTTACTAAAAAGGCTGACAAAGATGGCTACATTGTTTTTGAATAA
- a CDS encoding SAR1012 family small protein, with translation MMNIIKRVVRSLITGYIVKIIRDLISGKSNGKK, from the coding sequence ATGATGAACATTATTAAACGTGTAGTAAGATCGCTTATAACAGGTTACATTGTTAAAATTATCCGTGATTTGATTTCAGGTAAATCAAACGGTAAAAAATAA
- a CDS encoding DoxX family protein: MRFGILLIRWMLATSFLVHGTLKFVDLEGTIHFLGSLGLPPLLAILMSIGEVVGGIFLIFGILTPYVNVFYICVMLGSIFTLKLTRGYVSGYEFEVIHIVMNVAVMSSYSWKKCIQFY, encoded by the coding sequence ATGAGATTTGGAATTTTATTAATTAGATGGATGTTAGCGACATCTTTTTTAGTACATGGTACTTTAAAATTTGTAGACCTAGAAGGTACGATACATTTTCTAGGTTCATTAGGTTTACCCCCACTACTTGCTATTTTAATGTCAATTGGTGAAGTTGTTGGAGGTATCTTCTTGATATTTGGGATTTTAACACCGTATGTTAATGTTTTCTATATTTGTGTGATGTTAGGTTCCATATTCACCTTAAAGTTAACCCGAGGATACGTTAGTGGTTATGAGTTCGAAGTAATTCATATCGTAATGAATGTAGCAGTGATGAGCAGTTATAGTTGGAAAAAGTGTATACAATTTTACTAA
- a CDS encoding competence protein ComK: protein MTTQNIYVIRKGDMVIRPNYDDQNQPNGSEIIRFDKTVLQSPFKVQKIIERSCKFYGNNYLSKKAETNRITGISSKPPILLTPLFPTYFFPTHSDRQEENLWINMHYVESIKELKHRKCKIIFANNETITLNVSFHSLWHQYTNAIFFYYMVDKQSRMKSNDPDKPIDYEKSSLNIFEALSRYSLFVDK from the coding sequence ATGACAACTCAGAATATATACGTAATTAGAAAGGGAGACATGGTGATTAGGCCTAATTATGATGATCAAAATCAACCAAATGGTTCAGAAATTATTCGGTTTGATAAGACAGTCCTACAAAGTCCATTTAAAGTTCAGAAGATTATTGAGAGGTCATGTAAATTTTATGGCAACAATTATTTAAGTAAAAAGGCTGAAACCAATCGAATTACAGGTATCTCTAGTAAACCCCCAATTTTATTAACTCCTTTATTCCCAACTTACTTTTTTCCTACTCATTCAGATCGACAAGAAGAAAATTTATGGATTAACATGCATTATGTTGAGTCTATTAAAGAATTAAAACATCGTAAATGTAAAATCATATTTGCAAACAATGAAACCATTACCCTAAATGTATCATTCCACAGTTTATGGCATCAGTATACGAACGCAATCTTCTTTTATTATATGGTAGATAAACAATCCCGTATGAAATCTAATGACCCCGATAAACCTATCGATTATGAAAAATCCTCACTAAACATTTTTGAAGCATTATCACGTTATTCGCTATTTGTAGATAAATAA
- a CDS encoding IDEAL domain-containing protein, with product MNHNTNVKHTTLEEFVTTVNDLGVELVIDEALREVRKKELKLLIDEALVNKDEKAFNEYTTEYKNLEAFLSE from the coding sequence ATGAATCATAATACAAATGTGAAACATACGACACTTGAAGAATTTGTAACTACGGTTAATGATTTAGGCGTTGAACTAGTCATTGATGAAGCACTTAGAGAAGTTAGAAAAAAAGAATTGAAATTACTAATTGATGAAGCTTTAGTAAATAAAGATGAGAAAGCATTCAATGAGTACACGACAGAATATAAAAATTTGGAGGCATTTCTCAGTGAATAA
- a CDS encoding lipoate--protein ligase, with translation MKFVSNNDITDPTLNLAMEEYVLKNLPSEESYFLFYVNRPSIIVGKNQNTIEEVNKSYVDEKGIDVVRRISGGGAVYHDTGNLNFSFITDDDGNSFHNFKKFTEPIVQALQSLGVEAEMTGRNDIQVGAAKISGNAMVKVKDRMFSHGTLMLNSELDEVQNALKVNPAKIKSKGVKSVRKRVANIEEFLTESIDIDQFKQIILKSIFGEQQVEEYVLTDEDWKNIEKLSNEKYRTWDWNYGKNPKYNFEREEKFEKGFIQVKFDVKKGIIEHAKIFGDFFGEGDISDLEHALEGCLHDFNHLEEALANYNLYYYFGDIDKNEILRLMS, from the coding sequence ATGAAATTTGTTAGTAATAATGATATAACTGATCCAACACTTAACTTAGCTATGGAAGAATATGTATTAAAAAATCTGCCGTCAGAAGAAAGTTATTTTTTATTTTATGTAAATAGACCTTCCATTATTGTTGGTAAAAATCAGAACACGATTGAAGAGGTCAATAAATCATATGTTGATGAAAAAGGTATAGATGTTGTACGTAGAATCTCTGGCGGTGGTGCAGTTTATCATGATACAGGTAATTTAAACTTTAGTTTTATTACAGATGATGATGGTAATAGCTTCCATAACTTTAAGAAGTTTACAGAACCTATCGTTCAAGCTTTACAATCATTGGGCGTAGAAGCAGAAATGACAGGACGAAACGATATTCAAGTTGGTGCTGCTAAAATTTCAGGAAATGCAATGGTTAAAGTTAAAGATAGAATGTTTAGTCACGGAACATTAATGCTAAACAGTGAACTTGATGAAGTTCAAAATGCATTGAAAGTTAATCCAGCTAAAATTAAATCAAAAGGTGTTAAATCTGTTAGAAAACGTGTGGCTAATATTGAAGAATTTTTAACAGAGTCTATAGATATTGACCAATTTAAACAAATCATTTTAAAATCAATATTTGGTGAACAACAAGTTGAAGAGTATGTATTAACTGATGAAGATTGGAAAAATATCGAGAAATTAAGTAATGAAAAATACCGTACTTGGGACTGGAATTATGGTAAAAATCCAAAATATAATTTTGAACGAGAAGAAAAATTCGAGAAAGGATTTATTCAAGTCAAATTTGATGTGAAAAAAGGTATAATTGAACATGCAAAAATCTTCGGTGATTTCTTTGGTGAAGGGGATATTAGTGATTTAGAACATGCCTTAGAAGGGTGCCTTCATGACTTTAACCATTTAGAAGAAGCATTGGCAAATTATAACTTATATTATTATTTTGGTGATATAGATAAAAATGAAATATTAAGATTAATGTCTTAA
- a CDS encoding DUF2187 family protein: protein MTVAEVGNIVEFYDGLRGRVEKINDNSVIVDLTIMENFNSLDLPEKTVINHKRYKIVEQEG, encoded by the coding sequence ATGACTGTTGCAGAAGTAGGTAATATCGTAGAATTTTATGATGGTTTAAGAGGCCGAGTTGAAAAAATAAATGATAACTCAGTTATTGTAGACTTAACAATAATGGAAAACTTTAACTCACTAGACTTACCTGAAAAAACGGTTATTAATCATAAACGTTATAAAATTGTTGAACAAGAAGGTTAG